The following are encoded together in the Sphingomicrobium clamense genome:
- a CDS encoding anthranilate synthase component II, translating to MNFLVVDNRDSFTFNLVDALRVAGAQVSIFRNTVDPGTLLSRAREQGAALLISPGPGSPDDAGCSLPLVRLARNEVPLVGICLGHQAIVAEAGGTVERASAPCHGKVSRIAHEGTGPFAGLASPLPIGRYHSLCTPVASLPGRFTVDAELGGMAIAIRDDEAAQLGLQFHPESILTPAGDKLIVSIIAWARDRWSALATRQAA from the coding sequence ATGAACTTTCTGGTCGTCGACAATCGCGACAGCTTCACCTTCAACCTCGTCGACGCGCTGCGCGTCGCGGGGGCACAGGTTTCCATTTTCCGTAATACGGTTGACCCGGGCACCCTCCTCTCTCGCGCCCGGGAACAGGGGGCGGCGCTGCTTATCTCGCCAGGCCCCGGCTCGCCGGACGATGCGGGCTGCAGTCTCCCGCTCGTCCGGCTTGCCAGAAACGAAGTGCCGCTGGTGGGTATCTGCCTCGGCCATCAGGCGATCGTCGCCGAGGCCGGTGGCACGGTCGAACGCGCCAGCGCGCCCTGCCACGGCAAAGTGAGCCGGATCGCGCATGAAGGTACCGGCCCCTTCGCGGGGCTCGCCAGCCCGTTGCCCATCGGCCGCTATCATTCGCTCTGCACGCCGGTCGCCAGCCTGCCCGGACGCTTCACGGTCGATGCCGAGCTGGGCGGCATGGCGATAGCGATCCGCGACGACGAGGCCGCACAGCTCGGCCTGCAATTTCACCCTGAATCGATCCTGACGCCCGCGGGCGACAAGTTGATCGTCTCGATCATTGCCTGGGCGCGCGACCGCTGGTCGGCGCTCGCCACCCGACAGGCCGCCTGA
- the trpA gene encoding tryptophan synthase subunit alpha translates to MNRYDAMFARTRRAFGAFLMIGDPDLETSAKMLDAAVEGGADFLEVGIPFSDPVADGPVIQAASVRALAEGVRTDDCLKLLADFRKKHADIPVGILTYANIVIARGTGQFAGELKSAGVDSLLIADIPSVEIAPYASSIAAAGIDPVLIAAPNTSDEALAILAKHGRGYTYCVARKGVTGAKSDMELEHEGLFRRLEALGAPPPVLGFGISTRPQVEAAFDSGAAGAISGSAIVDAAAKADDPVAAVREKVSELSGQSLDRGNGGGEVACLYVAR, encoded by the coding sequence GTGAACCGATATGACGCGATGTTCGCGCGCACCCGCCGCGCGTTCGGCGCCTTCCTGATGATCGGCGATCCCGATCTGGAGACGTCGGCAAAGATGCTCGATGCGGCAGTCGAGGGCGGCGCGGACTTCCTCGAGGTCGGCATTCCCTTCAGCGACCCCGTCGCCGACGGTCCCGTCATCCAGGCCGCAAGCGTCCGTGCGTTGGCGGAAGGCGTGCGCACCGACGATTGCCTCAAGCTGCTCGCCGATTTCCGGAAGAAACATGCGGACATTCCCGTGGGAATCCTCACCTACGCCAATATCGTGATCGCGCGCGGCACGGGACAGTTCGCGGGCGAACTGAAGTCGGCGGGGGTGGACAGCCTGCTGATCGCAGACATCCCGTCGGTCGAGATCGCGCCCTACGCCTCGTCGATCGCGGCAGCGGGCATCGACCCGGTGCTCATCGCCGCGCCCAACACCAGCGATGAGGCGCTGGCGATTCTCGCGAAACATGGCCGCGGCTACACCTATTGCGTCGCGCGCAAGGGCGTGACGGGAGCGAAAAGCGACATGGAGCTGGAGCATGAGGGCCTGTTCCGCCGGTTGGAGGCGCTGGGTGCACCCCCGCCCGTGCTCGGCTTCGGCATCTCCACCCGGCCGCAGGTCGAAGCCGCCTTCGACAGCGGCGCGGCCGGCGCGATCAGCGGCTCGGCCATCGTCGATGCAGCGGCAAAAGCGGACGATCCGGTCGCGGCGGTGCGGGAAAAAGTGTCCGAGCTATCCGGCCAGTCGCTTGATCGCGGCAACGGCGGTGGCGAAGTCGCCTGCCTCTATGTCGCCCGATAG
- the trpD gene encoding anthranilate phosphoribosyltransferase yields MYDAQPMTTATVTPPPLDKGPVPNPMPKLLTGEDLTAKESHHLFERLVLGKLEPAEIAGMLIALRMKGETAEEMTGAAQALQGAATPFDRPDGLFADCCGTGGDGSKLINVSTATGFLAAACGLPVVKHGNRSVSSQCGSADVLEVLGCRLDQSPEAARKTFDETGFCFLFAPAYHPGMKHAAVVRRQLAVRTVMNMLGPCVNPARPRVQLLGVADATMLRRIAAVLQGTGVERALVLHGSGLDEVALHDETRALLVIDGEIRELTITPEDAGLERQPLKAVEGGTPAENAERLRALLDGKGAKADADITILNTAALLMTAGKVGDLKEGADLARDTLAAGKAGALLDAYAEATRG; encoded by the coding sequence ATGTACGACGCACAACCCATGACCACCGCCACCGTCACGCCGCCGCCCCTCGACAAGGGACCGGTGCCTAATCCGATGCCCAAATTGCTGACGGGCGAGGACCTGACCGCCAAGGAAAGCCATCATTTGTTCGAGCGCCTGGTGCTCGGCAAGCTCGAGCCTGCGGAGATCGCGGGCATGCTGATCGCGCTGCGCATGAAGGGCGAGACGGCGGAAGAGATGACTGGCGCGGCGCAGGCGCTACAAGGCGCGGCGACGCCCTTCGATCGCCCCGATGGGCTGTTCGCCGATTGCTGCGGCACGGGCGGTGACGGGTCGAAGCTGATCAACGTGTCGACCGCGACCGGCTTTCTCGCCGCGGCGTGCGGGCTGCCGGTGGTCAAGCACGGCAACCGCTCGGTCAGCTCGCAATGCGGGTCGGCCGACGTGCTCGAAGTGCTCGGATGCCGGCTCGACCAGTCGCCCGAGGCGGCGCGCAAGACGTTTGACGAAACCGGTTTCTGCTTCCTCTTCGCCCCCGCCTATCACCCGGGAATGAAGCATGCCGCGGTGGTGCGGCGGCAACTGGCGGTGCGTACGGTGATGAACATGCTCGGCCCGTGCGTGAACCCGGCGCGGCCGCGCGTGCAGCTGCTGGGCGTGGCCGATGCCACGATGCTTCGACGGATCGCGGCAGTGCTGCAAGGGACGGGGGTCGAGCGGGCGCTGGTGCTGCACGGCTCGGGGCTCGATGAAGTGGCGTTGCATGACGAGACGCGCGCGCTGCTGGTGATCGACGGCGAAATCCGCGAGCTCACGATCACGCCCGAAGATGCGGGGCTGGAACGCCAGCCGCTGAAGGCGGTCGAGGGCGGGACGCCGGCCGAGAATGCCGAGCGCCTGCGCGCGCTGCTCGATGGCAAGGGCGCGAAGGCGGACGCAGACATCACCATTCTCAATACCGCGGCCCTGCTGATGACGGCGGGCAAGGTCGGCGACCTCAAGGAAGGTGCGGATCTCGCGCGCGATACGCTCGCCGCGGGCAAGGCGGGCGCGCTGCTCGACGCCTATGCGGAGGCGACCCGTGGCTGA
- the trpB gene encoding tryptophan synthase subunit beta, translated as MDTRFGDFGGAFVPEILLPALEQLEAAFVEAQDDDEFHRELDELLTKYAGRPTPLTRCRNLGSDKVRIYLKREDLLHGGAHKTNQVLAQALLAKRMGKTRLIAETGAGQHGVATAIAGALMQLETRIYMGAEDVERQALNVFRMELMGAEVIPVESGGKTLKDAVNEALRDWTGSFENTHYLLGTVAGPHPFPRLVRDYQRVIGKEAREQILEEEGRLPDQVVACVGGGSNAIGIFTDFVPDDTVELIGCEAGGKGEHAHGATLSRGRRGILHGSETMLLQDEDGQVVDSHSVSAGLDYPAVGPEHAHLMASGRATYVAVEDKAALDAFQTLAKSEGIIPAFESAHAIAHALVLAQESESAGEERIILVNLSGRGDKDMAQARDLLGAGQSQAQARELLK; from the coding sequence ATGGACACCCGTTTCGGGGATTTTGGCGGCGCCTTCGTGCCCGAAATCCTGCTCCCCGCGCTCGAACAGCTCGAGGCGGCCTTCGTCGAGGCGCAGGACGATGACGAGTTTCATCGCGAGCTCGACGAACTGCTCACCAAATATGCCGGGCGCCCGACCCCGCTGACCCGCTGCCGCAACCTCGGCAGCGACAAGGTGCGTATCTACCTGAAGCGTGAGGACCTGCTTCATGGCGGCGCGCACAAAACCAACCAGGTGCTCGCGCAAGCGCTGCTCGCCAAACGGATGGGTAAGACGCGTCTGATCGCGGAGACCGGCGCGGGACAGCATGGCGTCGCCACCGCCATCGCCGGCGCGCTGATGCAGCTCGAGACGCGCATCTACATGGGCGCTGAGGATGTCGAGCGGCAGGCGCTCAACGTCTTTCGGATGGAGCTGATGGGTGCCGAGGTGATCCCGGTCGAAAGTGGCGGCAAAACGCTGAAGGATGCGGTCAACGAGGCGCTGCGCGACTGGACCGGCAGTTTCGAAAACACGCATTATTTGCTCGGCACGGTCGCCGGCCCCCACCCCTTTCCGAGGCTCGTGCGCGATTATCAGCGCGTCATCGGCAAGGAAGCGCGCGAACAGATCCTGGAGGAAGAAGGCCGTCTCCCAGATCAGGTCGTGGCCTGTGTCGGCGGCGGATCGAACGCGATCGGCATCTTCACCGATTTCGTCCCCGACGACACGGTCGAACTGATCGGCTGCGAAGCGGGCGGCAAGGGCGAGCATGCCCATGGCGCTACGCTATCGCGCGGACGGCGCGGTATCCTCCACGGGTCGGAGACGATGCTGCTGCAGGACGAGGATGGGCAGGTGGTCGACAGCCATTCGGTGTCGGCCGGGCTCGACTATCCCGCCGTCGGTCCCGAACATGCGCATCTGATGGCGAGCGGCCGCGCGACCTATGTCGCGGTCGAGGACAAGGCCGCACTCGACGCCTTCCAAACGCTGGCGAAGAGCGAAGGGATCATTCCCGCCTTCGAAAGCGCGCACGCCATCGCGCATGCACTGGTGCTGGCCCAGGAATCGGAATCCGCAGGCGAGGAGCGCATTATCCTCGTCAACCTGTCGGGGCGGGGCGATAAGGATATGGCGCAGGCCCGAGACCTGCTGGGAGCAGGTCAAAGCCAGGCCCAGGCGCGGGAGCTGCTGAAGTGA
- the trpCF gene encoding bifunctional indole-3-glycerol-phosphate synthase TrpC/phosphoribosylanthranilate isomerase TrpF, whose protein sequence is MADVLARIVARKREEVAARLSGPVTAEPTTRSLKAALAKPGARFIMEIKPRSPSGHVANHEPMDALDAYRPVADAISVLTDEEDFGGSLKLLEEIRRNFGGPILAKDFIVDVAQVSEARRAGADAVLVMMSVLDDATAADVMAETKRLSMDAIVEVHDEAEMARATVLGAEIIGINNRDLKTLKTDLAVTERLAPLAPEGAILISESGVSSRVDVQRLGAVVDAFLVGSSLMAAEDIALAARSLVHGPVKLCGLTSVEDVAMAARFGATHAGIILVPETPRVVDVAEARVLSRAARSFGMKPVGVLRNEEPERVAELARVLKLAAVQLHGGEGATDIALLRTLLPEGCEVWTACAVEEERASAPRHGDRTLFDRPGGGTGRVFDWAAIDGRSDLSGAFLAGGITPANANEASQVGAFGIDVGSGVEAEPRRKDAAKIEALFAALRPKCRRTAA, encoded by the coding sequence GTGGCTGACGTCCTCGCGCGCATCGTCGCGCGCAAACGCGAAGAGGTCGCCGCGCGCCTTTCGGGACCGGTCACCGCCGAGCCGACGACGCGCAGCCTCAAGGCGGCGCTGGCCAAGCCGGGTGCGCGCTTCATCATGGAGATCAAGCCGCGCTCGCCCTCGGGCCATGTGGCGAATCATGAGCCGATGGACGCGCTCGATGCCTATCGACCGGTGGCGGATGCGATCAGCGTGCTGACCGACGAAGAGGATTTCGGCGGCTCGCTCAAACTGCTCGAAGAAATCCGGCGCAATTTTGGCGGGCCGATCCTCGCCAAGGATTTTATCGTCGACGTCGCGCAGGTGAGCGAGGCGCGGCGCGCAGGTGCCGATGCGGTGCTGGTTATGATGTCGGTGCTGGACGATGCGACTGCAGCGGACGTGATGGCCGAGACCAAGCGCTTGTCGATGGACGCGATCGTCGAAGTGCATGACGAGGCCGAAATGGCGCGCGCGACAGTGCTGGGCGCCGAGATCATCGGCATCAACAATCGCGACCTCAAGACGCTCAAGACCGATCTTGCGGTGACCGAACGGCTCGCCCCACTCGCCCCCGAAGGCGCGATCCTGATTTCAGAAAGCGGCGTGTCGTCGCGGGTCGACGTGCAGCGGCTCGGCGCGGTCGTCGACGCATTTCTTGTCGGATCGTCACTGATGGCGGCGGAAGATATCGCGCTGGCGGCGCGCTCGCTGGTTCATGGGCCGGTCAAGCTGTGCGGGCTGACCAGTGTCGAGGATGTTGCCATGGCCGCGCGCTTCGGCGCGACCCATGCGGGCATCATCCTGGTGCCCGAAACGCCGCGCGTCGTCGACGTGGCGGAGGCGCGGGTGCTGTCGCGTGCCGCACGCTCGTTCGGGATGAAGCCCGTGGGCGTGTTACGCAACGAAGAGCCGGAGCGTGTCGCGGAGCTGGCGCGCGTCCTGAAGCTGGCAGCCGTCCAACTGCACGGCGGCGAAGGGGCGACCGATATCGCGCTGCTGCGCACCCTGCTCCCCGAAGGTTGCGAAGTTTGGACGGCTTGTGCCGTGGAAGAAGAGCGCGCCTCGGCTCCCCGTCATGGCGACCGCACCCTGTTCGACCGGCCGGGTGGCGGCACCGGGCGCGTGTTCGACTGGGCGGCGATCGACGGCCGCAGTGACCTGTCGGGCGCCTTCCTCGCCGGAGGGATCACCCCCGCCAACGCCAACGAAGCCTCGCAGGTCGGTGCCTTCGGGATCGATGTCGGCTCTGGCGTCGAGGCGGAGCCACGTCGTAAGGACGCCGCCAAGATCGAGGCGCTGTTCGCGGCGCTACGCCCCAAGTGCCGGAGGACTGCCGCGTGA
- a CDS encoding phytanoyl-CoA dioxygenase family protein — protein MTIFRSFARAAKSVLYAPAILTGASALDGAGPVASKRLNKAGLHRWRVAQAARLTASRRRHMESKVRPEWREQFARDGFVVVENAIAEGEFAALRDAILSRRWDVRDMVQGDTITRRAAIDPAMLDSLPALDRLLRADWFRWLLRYVSSFDVEPLYYLQSILKRGDGTPDPQVKPHADTFHSSMKAWLFLEDVAAGDGAFSYVRGSHRLTPERLAWHHEVATSLEERDRLTRRGSFRASAEDLRRMGLGEPEELAVKANTLVVADTFGFHARGPSGPDLTRVEIWAYSRRNPFLPWLGGDPLSVRPIAPRRVGWLWKLRDRFPKQLKQPWKPVGRKRMTDLP, from the coding sequence ATGACTATTTTTCGCTCTTTTGCGCGCGCCGCCAAGTCGGTTTTGTACGCGCCGGCCATCCTGACGGGGGCAAGCGCGCTCGATGGCGCAGGTCCGGTGGCGTCCAAGCGATTGAACAAGGCCGGATTGCACCGCTGGCGGGTCGCGCAGGCTGCGCGCCTGACGGCTTCGCGTCGTCGCCACATGGAAAGCAAGGTCCGCCCCGAATGGCGTGAGCAGTTCGCGCGCGACGGGTTCGTGGTGGTCGAGAATGCGATTGCTGAAGGCGAATTTGCCGCGCTACGCGATGCGATTCTGTCGCGCAGATGGGACGTGCGCGACATGGTGCAGGGCGACACGATCACGCGCCGAGCCGCCATCGACCCCGCCATGCTCGATTCCCTCCCGGCTCTCGACCGCCTGCTGCGCGCCGACTGGTTCCGCTGGCTGCTCCGCTACGTCTCCAGCTTCGACGTCGAACCGCTCTACTATCTCCAGTCGATCCTCAAGCGCGGCGACGGCACGCCCGACCCGCAGGTCAAACCCCATGCCGACACCTTCCACAGTTCGATGAAGGCTTGGCTGTTTCTCGAGGATGTCGCGGCGGGCGATGGCGCCTTCAGCTATGTCCGCGGCTCGCACCGGCTGACGCCCGAACGGCTTGCCTGGCATCACGAGGTCGCGACCTCGCTTGAGGAGCGCGACCGCCTCACCCGCCGCGGATCGTTTCGCGCCAGCGCCGAGGATTTGCGCCGGATGGGGCTGGGCGAACCCGAGGAGCTGGCGGTCAAGGCCAACACGTTGGTCGTCGCCGACACGTTCGGATTCCATGCGCGCGGCCCCTCCGGCCCCGACCTCACCCGCGTGGAAATCTGGGCCTATAGCCGCCGCAACCCCTTCCTCCCCTGGCTCGGCGGTGATCCGCTCAGCGTCCGCCCCATCGCACCGCGCCGCGTCGGCTGGCTTTGGAAGCTGCGCGATCGCTTTCCCAAGCAACTCAAGCAACCGTGGAAGCCCGTCGGGCGCAAACGGATGACCGACCTGCCATGA
- a CDS encoding HAD family hydrolase, with amino-acid sequence MTFDAVFDMDGTLVDSAGQCEAIIDAMRADRGLDRPVPIALCRQYAGIKGEVMVPALLGEAARDPVADVAEFRDRYAAMKTTPDALYPGVIDGLERLRDANIRLTICSAKPHRLVERVTEDTGLARFFAGMLGGDRGACKPDPAHYDATLALVGGTRARSLLVGDSVSDHRLAANASVTFLFVTYGYSRPEEELSGDIEAGDFATAVAAIKRLAG; translated from the coding sequence ATGACGTTCGACGCGGTATTCGACATGGACGGCACGCTGGTCGACAGCGCGGGCCAGTGCGAGGCGATCATCGACGCCATGCGCGCCGACCGCGGCCTCGACCGACCCGTCCCAATCGCGCTGTGCCGCCAATATGCGGGGATCAAGGGGGAGGTCATGGTGCCCGCCTTGCTCGGCGAGGCCGCGCGCGACCCGGTCGCCGACGTCGCCGAGTTTCGCGATCGTTATGCCGCGATGAAGACCACGCCCGACGCGCTCTATCCCGGCGTGATCGACGGGCTCGAGCGGCTACGCGACGCGAACATTCGCCTCACCATCTGCTCGGCCAAGCCACATCGGCTGGTCGAGCGCGTGACCGAAGATACCGGCCTCGCGCGCTTCTTCGCTGGCATGCTCGGCGGCGACCGGGGCGCCTGCAAGCCCGATCCCGCCCATTACGACGCCACCCTCGCGCTGGTCGGCGGCACGCGAGCACGCTCTCTCCTCGTCGGCGACAGCGTCAGCGATCACCGCCTCGCCGCCAATGCCAGCGTGACCTTCCTGTTCGTCACTTACGGCTATTCGCGGCCGGAGGAGGAGCTATCGGGCGACATAGAGGCAGGCGACTTCGCCACCGCCGTTGCCGCGATCAAGCGACTGGCCGGATAG
- a CDS encoding ABC transporter ATP-binding protein produces MIRVENLGKAYPSRTGKPKWVFRNLNFEIPTNANVGIIGRNGAGKSTLLRLIAGSDRPTEGQVVRDARVSWPVGFGGGLQGSLTGRQNAQFVCRVQGREHDSERILEEIKEFTNVGDNFDEPVKTYSDGMKARIKFAMSLAFEFDVYLSDEITSVGDTGFRRKAGERFRAMVGKAGLIMVSHSEGQLREFCDSGILIQDGNAYWHDDIDDALKAYDATLHK; encoded by the coding sequence ATGATCCGGGTCGAGAATCTTGGGAAGGCCTATCCCTCGCGCACGGGCAAACCCAAATGGGTGTTCCGCAATCTGAATTTCGAGATTCCGACCAATGCCAATGTCGGCATCATCGGGCGCAACGGGGCAGGCAAGTCGACGCTGCTGCGCCTGATCGCCGGGTCGGACCGCCCGACCGAGGGCCAGGTCGTGCGCGACGCACGCGTATCTTGGCCCGTCGGCTTCGGTGGCGGGCTGCAGGGATCGCTGACCGGACGGCAGAACGCGCAGTTCGTGTGCCGCGTGCAGGGGCGCGAGCATGATTCGGAGCGAATCCTCGAGGAAATCAAGGAATTCACCAATGTCGGCGACAATTTCGACGAGCCGGTGAAGACCTATTCGGACGGCATGAAGGCGCGCATCAAATTCGCCATGTCGCTGGCATTCGAATTCGACGTCTACCTGTCGGACGAGATCACCTCGGTCGGCGACACGGGTTTTCGCCGCAAGGCCGGCGAGCGTTTTCGCGCCATGGTCGGCAAGGCGGGGCTCATCATGGTCTCGCACAGCGAGGGACAATTGCGCGAATTTTGCGATTCCGGGATTTTGATCCAGGACGGCAACGCCTATTGGCACGACGACATCGACGATGCGCTCAAGGCGTATGACGCGACATTGCACAAGTAA
- a CDS encoding ABC transporter permease, with product MSERSPLQITRHVWKALFLREATVRLFGTRAAWVWLLVEPLAHLAFLTFLFAVIRQREIGGIDIVPWLVIGLVGFFTFRRTAAQMSQAIDSNRALFTYRQVIPFDTVMIRGILEGLIMLATLFVAATGLWLYGWNVIPDDPLTFIVAMAGLWLLGAGLGLLVAVVAELAKEVHKIIAIIFLPLYLLSGVILPLMIVPPQYRAYLMINPIPHGLESARSAFASFYHAPPETDLAYLYLWVLGFFVAALLLYRRFTRKVFAQ from the coding sequence ATGAGCGAACGCAGTCCCCTGCAGATCACGCGTCACGTCTGGAAAGCGCTTTTCCTGCGCGAGGCGACCGTGCGCCTGTTCGGGACGCGCGCGGCCTGGGTGTGGCTGCTGGTCGAGCCGCTGGCGCACCTCGCCTTCCTGACTTTCCTGTTCGCGGTGATCCGTCAGCGCGAAATCGGCGGCATCGATATCGTGCCCTGGCTGGTGATCGGTCTGGTCGGATTCTTCACCTTCCGGCGCACGGCAGCGCAGATGAGCCAGGCTATCGATTCCAATCGCGCGCTGTTCACCTATCGCCAGGTCATTCCGTTCGACACGGTGATGATCCGCGGCATTCTCGAGGGGCTGATCATGCTCGCGACGCTGTTCGTCGCGGCGACCGGCCTGTGGCTCTACGGCTGGAACGTCATCCCCGACGATCCGCTGACCTTCATCGTGGCGATGGCGGGCCTGTGGCTGCTTGGAGCAGGGCTCGGCCTGCTGGTCGCAGTGGTCGCCGAGCTGGCCAAGGAAGTGCACAAGATCATCGCGATCATCTTCCTTCCGCTTTACCTGCTTTCGGGTGTGATCCTGCCGCTGATGATCGTGCCGCCGCAGTATCGCGCCTATCTGATGATCAACCCGATCCCGCACGGGTTGGAAAGCGCGCGCTCGGCCTTCGCCTCCTTCTATCACGCGCCGCCCGAGACCGATCTTGCCTATCTCTACCTGTGGGTGCTCGGATTCTTCGTCGCGGCGTTGCTTCTTTATCGTCGCTTCACGCGCAAGGTGTTCGCGCAATGA
- a CDS encoding polysaccharide biosynthesis/export family protein gives MKILSSLFMACALVAASFASAPASAQDSGLPLFGFERPQQETTPTAPTEVPTTQDEPVIVPVEAPQAADYAANEASRVFGSQLFTGAFAREAAADFNADYAINVGDTVNVRLWGGYNYESALTVDAQGNIFLPNVGPIRLLGVRNADLQPVVEQAVSGTFRSNVQVYAALAEAQPVRVFVGGFVNRPGAYAGTSMDSVLHYLDQAGGVDPERGSFLEIEIKRGGMTRARINLYDFLLYGNLPQVQLGNGDVIFVAPRNSMVDVTGMAENPNIFEFIGPEISLSQIAEYARPKPGATHVRVTRNTGTIRNVDYYPLGEAPAIALGNGDQVAFTADKRPGTITVRVEGEHDSPQEFVLPYGSRMGDVLSLIQYTERSAYWNVQLFRVSVKERQAEALETSLLALEKAALTGRSGTAEEARLRAEEAELLLQFVERAREVEPKGRVLIAKSDARDDLLLENGDIIYIPARDGLVLVNGEVMFPNAIAYNDSYDVDDYVRQAGGYTNKASARRVIIAHQDGSFTIAEGKAKRARYINAGDEIMVMPEVDSKGRQIFKELTQILYQVAVSAGVVLGL, from the coding sequence ATGAAGATCCTCTCCTCCCTATTCATGGCCTGCGCGCTGGTGGCGGCGTCTTTCGCCTCCGCGCCTGCCTCCGCCCAGGATTCGGGCCTGCCGCTGTTCGGATTCGAACGGCCGCAGCAGGAAACCACGCCCACAGCCCCGACCGAGGTTCCGACGACGCAGGACGAACCCGTCATCGTGCCCGTCGAAGCGCCGCAGGCCGCAGACTATGCCGCGAACGAGGCAAGCCGGGTGTTCGGGTCGCAGCTTTTCACCGGCGCGTTCGCGCGGGAGGCCGCCGCGGACTTCAACGCCGACTATGCGATCAATGTCGGCGATACCGTCAACGTGCGCCTGTGGGGTGGCTATAATTACGAGAGCGCGCTGACCGTCGATGCGCAGGGCAATATCTTCCTGCCCAATGTCGGCCCGATCCGCCTGCTGGGCGTCCGCAATGCCGACCTCCAGCCGGTCGTCGAACAGGCGGTCAGCGGCACCTTCCGCTCGAACGTCCAGGTCTATGCCGCGCTCGCCGAAGCGCAGCCGGTCCGCGTATTCGTCGGCGGCTTCGTCAACCGGCCCGGCGCCTATGCAGGCACCAGCATGGATTCGGTGCTCCATTATCTCGACCAGGCCGGCGGCGTGGATCCCGAGCGCGGCTCGTTCCTCGAGATCGAGATCAAGCGTGGCGGAATGACCCGTGCGCGGATCAACCTTTACGACTTCCTGCTCTACGGAAACCTGCCGCAAGTGCAGCTGGGCAATGGCGACGTGATCTTCGTCGCGCCGCGCAACAGCATGGTCGACGTGACGGGAATGGCGGAAAATCCGAACATTTTCGAATTTATCGGTCCCGAAATCTCGCTCTCGCAAATCGCGGAATATGCCCGCCCCAAGCCGGGCGCGACCCATGTTCGCGTGACGCGCAACACCGGCACGATACGCAACGTCGACTATTATCCGCTGGGCGAAGCGCCCGCGATCGCACTGGGCAATGGCGACCAGGTCGCCTTCACCGCCGACAAGCGGCCAGGCACGATCACGGTTCGGGTCGAAGGCGAGCATGACAGCCCGCAGGAATTCGTCCTGCCCTATGGCAGCCGGATGGGAGACGTGTTGTCGCTGATCCAGTATACCGAGCGCTCGGCCTACTGGAACGTCCAGCTGTTCCGCGTCAGCGTGAAGGAGCGCCAGGCCGAAGCACTCGAGACCTCGCTGCTCGCGCTCGAGAAGGCGGCGCTGACCGGCCGCTCGGGCACAGCCGAGGAGGCGCGGCTTCGCGCCGAAGAGGCCGAATTGCTGCTGCAATTCGTCGAACGGGCGCGCGAGGTCGAGCCAAAGGGCCGCGTGTTGATTGCCAAGTCGGACGCGCGCGACGACCTTCTGCTCGAGAATGGAGATATCATCTACATCCCCGCGCGCGACGGGCTCGTGCTCGTCAACGGGGAGGTCATGTTCCCCAACGCCATCGCCTATAACGACAGCTACGATGTCGACGATTATGTCAGGCAGGCAGGGGGTTATACCAACAAGGCGAGCGCCCGCCGCGTCATTATCGCGCACCAGGACGGCAGCTTCACCATCGCCGAAGGAAAGGCCAAGCGCGCGCGCTATATCAACGCGGGCGACGAGATCATGGTCATGCCCGAAGTTGACAGCAAGGGACGCCAGATCTTCAAGGAGCTGACGCAAATCCTTTATCAAGTTGCAGTGAGCGCCGGCGTGGTGTTGGGACTTTAG